One Manihot esculenta cultivar AM560-2 chromosome 18, M.esculenta_v8, whole genome shotgun sequence genomic window carries:
- the LOC110606841 gene encoding patatin-like protein 2, translated as MESIPTSPLLQIQPPTYGNLITILSIDGGGIRGIVPATILAYLEAQFQELDGEDARLADYFDVIAGTGTGGLITAMLTAPNQQNRPLFSAKDIKLFYLQHCPRIFPQKRGICGSLWNRFKSLLGPSYDGKYLHRQIKQKLGEVRVNEALTNVVIPCFDIKRLQPTIFSTYEAKKSPCLNAKLSDICIGTSAAPTYLPAHYFKNQDPKGNVKEFHLIDGGVAANNPTLVAITQVTKQIFDENPDFFPVKPMDYGRFVVISIGTGTPKMEQKYNAKMAAKWGTLGWLLHGGSVPLVDVFTQASADMIDFHISVAFQALHSEANYLRIQEDTLTGRDSSVDIATKEQLDRLVIIGEKLLMKPVSRVDYLETGISEPVQNGGTNAEALTKFAKMLSMEKRLREKNSPTATDI; from the exons ATGGAGAGCATTCCAACGTCACCCCTTCTTCAAATTCAACCCCCAACTTATGGGAATTTGATCACCATACTCAGCATTGATGGGGGTGGCATTAGAGGGATCGTTCCTGCTACAATTCTTGCTTACCTAGAAGCACAGTTTCAG GAGCTGGATGGCGAGGATGCAAGACTTGCAGACTACTTCGATGTGATTGCAGGAACAGGCACAGGTGGTCTCATAACTGCAATGTTAACTGCTCCTAATCAACAAAATCGTCCTCTCTTCTCCGCCAAAGACATTAAGCTCTTCTATCTCCAGCACTGTCCGAGAATTTTTCCCCAGAAGAG GGGCATATGTGGGTCGTTATGGAATAGATTTAAATCATTATTAGGACCCAGTTACGATGGAAAATACCTTCATAGACAAATAAAGCAGAAACTAGGGGAGGTCCGAGTGAATGAGGCATTGACAAATGTCGTGATCCCTTGCTTTGACATCAAGCGATTACAGCCCACCATTTTTTCAACTTATGAg GCAAAGAAGTCCCCATGCCTAAATGCTAAACTTTCAGACATATGCATTGGCACTTCGGCGGCTCCAACGTACCTTCCAGCTcactacttcaagaatcaagatCCGAAAGGAAATGTCAAAGAATTCCATCTCATTGATGGTGGTGTGGCTGCAAATAATCCG ACATTAGTTGCAATAACCCAAGTGACCAAACAAATATTCGATGAAAATCCTGATTTCTTTCCGGTTAAACCCATGGACTATGGGAGATTTGTTGTAATCTCAATAGGCACCGGCACACCAAAGATGGAGCAGAAATACAATGCTAAAATGGCAGCCAAATGGGGCACTTTAGGCTGGTTGCTTCATGGTGGTTCAGTTCCACTAGTGGATGTGTTCACTCAAGCAAGTGCAGATATGATTGATTTCCATATCTCCGTGGCATTTCAAGCACTTCATTCTGAAGCAAACTATTTGAGAATTCAA GAGGATACATTAACAGGAAGAGATTCTTCTGTTGATATTGCAACAAAAGAACAATTGGACAGACTGGTAATTATTGGTGAAAAGCTATTGATGAAACCGGTTTCCAGGGTGGATTACTTGGAGACAGGCATTTCTGAGCCAGTTCAAAATGGTGGGACTAATGCTGAGGCTCTTACCA